CCCCGCAAGGGGCGACCGGGGCCACACACCTGGAACTACTCGGCGTCGTCCTCCGGCGCCTCGTCGTTCGACACCGCGTCCGCCTGCGCCGCGGCCGGCACATCCGCCTCCAGCAGCCGCGCCAGCTGCCGACCCCGGATCCGCTTGAACTTGCGCTGCTGCGACCGCGTCCGGTCCAGCACCGCCACCTCCAGCCGCTCCGCCGGAATCGCCTTGTCGGCACCGTTGGCCTGGCTCGACAACGCCGCCACCGCCAGCTTCAACGCCTCGGACAGCGTCATCCCGTCCTGGTGCCGCTGATCCAGATACGAACTGATCTGCTCGGCGTTCCCACCGACCGCGACCGAACCGTGCTCGTCCACGATCGAACCGTCGTGCGGCAACCGGTAGATCTGGTCACCGGCGGCCGTCGCACCGACCTCCGCCACCACCAGCTCCACCTCGTACGGCTTCTCACCGGCCGAGGAGAAGATGGTGCCGAGCGTCTGCGCATACACGTTGGCCAGCCCACGCGCCGTCACATCGTCACGGTCGTAGGTGTATCCGCGCAGATCCGCGTACCGCACACCGCCGATCCGCAGGTTCTCGTACTCGTTGTACTTGCCGGCGGCCGCGAAGCCGATCCGGTCGTAGATCTCACTGAACTTGTGGAGCGCACGGGACGGGTTCTCACCGACGAACACGATGCCGTCGGCATACTGCAGCACGACAAGGCTGCGACCGCGGGCGATGCCCTTCCGGGCGTATTCCGCCCGGTCGGCCATGGCCTGCTGGGGTGACACATAGAACGGAGTCGACACCGGCTTTCCGTCCCTTTCTTCTGGGCGACGAGGTGACGGGCGGTCAGAGCAGGGCGGCGCGCGGGCCGTCGGGCTGCTCCAGACGACGATCGGTGACGGAGCGGGCGAGCGCCTGCGACTCGTCCTCGCTCAGCCTGCGGAAGCCCTCGTCGGTGATGACGGTGACGATCGGGTAGATGTGGCGGTACAGGTCCGGCCCGCCGGTCGCCGAGTCGTCGTCGGCGGCGTCGTACAGCGCCTGCACCACCAGCGTGGTGGCCTGCTCCTCGGTCAGGTCCGGCCGGTAGAGCTTCTTCATGGAGCCCCGCGCGAAGATCGAACCGGAACCGGTCGCCGCGTAGCCGTGCTCCTCGGAGCGGCCACCGGTGACGTCGTAGGAGAAGATCCGGCCCTTCTCCTTGCCCTCGTCGTACCCGGCGAAGAGCGGCACCACGGCCAGGCCCTGCATCGCCATGCCGAGGTTGCTCCGGATCATGGTGGAGAGCCGGTTCGCCTTGCCCTCCAGCGAGAGGGTCGCCCCCTCCACCTTCTCGAAGTGCTCCAGCTCCAGCTGGAACAGCTTGACCATCTCCACGGCCAGGCCGGCCGTACCGGCGATGCCGACGGCGGAGTACTCGTCCGCCGGGAACACCTTCTCGATGTCCCGCTGCGCGATCATGTTCCCCATGGTCGCCCGCCGGTCACCGGCGAGCACCACCCCGCCGGGGAAGGTGACGGCCACGATGGTCGTCCCGTGCGGCGCCTCGACGACACCCTCCGGCAGCTTGCGGTTGCCGGGCAGCATCTCGGGCGAGTGCGCGCCCAGGAAGTCCATGAAGGACGACGACCCCGGCGTCAGGAAGGCTGCCGGTAGACGCCCTGTGCCACGATTGTTGGCTTCCACGCGTGTCCCTCCACGTAAGCGGCTGCACGCCTCATGACGTCCGGCCGATCCTTGAACTGCCCCAGGGCTGCGTTACAGCTGAAGCACAGTACGCCTCGGACCTTACCCGTCTGATGATCGTGATCCACATGCTCTGCCGGACCTAACTGGCAGATCACGCAGGCACCACCCTGAGCAGCGATCATCTGGTCGCGTTCGGCTTCGGTGATGCCGTACTTGCGCTTGAAGTAGCTCGCCCGATTCCGCTGCGCCCGGCACTCTTTGCAGTAGCTGGCCCAACCGTCGGAGCTCGTCCGGTTCAGCTCCCACTCGGAATGCGGTTTGATCTCTCCGCAGTCGGGGCACCTCTTGTGGCCGGACGGCACGGGAATCTTGACCCGCACCGTCCGCCCTGCGGCTTCCTGACGCGCCTTGTAGTGCTCAGCCTGGCACTCTCGGCAATACGCCTGGAAGCCGTCCCTCATCGAACGGTTGCTCGCGAATGCCTCGTGAGGTTGTACACGCTTGCACCGAGAGCAGCGCTTCACACTTTCCGACACGCTGTTACCCACAGCCCCCCGTACCTTCAATTCGAAGGTCAATTACCGACAGCAGCCCTCACTGGCCGCCCTTTTGGACGAACGACCTCACGAAATCCTCGGCGTTCTCCTCCAAGACGTCGTCGATTTCGTCCAGTACGGAGTCGACGTCGTCGGAGAGCTTCTCCTGGCGCTCCTTGAGGTCGGTCGATTCCTCGACCGCCGCCTCCTCGACCTCCTCGGTCGAGCGCGTCGCCTTCTGCTGTCCGCCGCCGGTGTCCTTGGTCGCCATGTCTACCTCACCCCGCTCGGTTCGCACGCTCATGTCGAGAGACCCCGGGATTTCGGGATCTCCCAAGATCAGACCCTA
This DNA window, taken from Streptomyces sp. TN58, encodes the following:
- the prcA gene encoding proteasome subunit alpha yields the protein MSTPFYVSPQQAMADRAEYARKGIARGRSLVVLQYADGIVFVGENPSRALHKFSEIYDRIGFAAAGKYNEYENLRIGGVRYADLRGYTYDRDDVTARGLANVYAQTLGTIFSSAGEKPYEVELVVAEVGATAAGDQIYRLPHDGSIVDEHGSVAVGGNAEQISSYLDQRHQDGMTLSEALKLAVAALSSQANGADKAIPAERLEVAVLDRTRSQQRKFKRIRGRQLARLLEADVPAAAQADAVSNDEAPEDDAE
- the prcB gene encoding proteasome subunit beta yields the protein MEANNRGTGRLPAAFLTPGSSSFMDFLGAHSPEMLPGNRKLPEGVVEAPHGTTIVAVTFPGGVVLAGDRRATMGNMIAQRDIEKVFPADEYSAVGIAGTAGLAVEMVKLFQLELEHFEKVEGATLSLEGKANRLSTMIRSNLGMAMQGLAVVPLFAGYDEGKEKGRIFSYDVTGGRSEEHGYAATGSGSIFARGSMKKLYRPDLTEEQATTLVVQALYDAADDDSATGGPDLYRHIYPIVTVITDEGFRRLSEDESQALARSVTDRRLEQPDGPRAALL
- a CDS encoding endonuclease VII domain-containing protein, whose product is MRDGFQAYCRECQAEHYKARQEAAGRTVRVKIPVPSGHKRCPDCGEIKPHSEWELNRTSSDGWASYCKECRAQRNRASYFKRKYGITEAERDQMIAAQGGACVICQLGPAEHVDHDHQTGKVRGVLCFSCNAALGQFKDRPDVMRRAAAYVEGHAWKPTIVAQGVYRQPS
- a CDS encoding ubiquitin-like protein Pup, whose protein sequence is MATKDTGGGQQKATRSTEEVEEAAVEESTDLKERQEKLSDDVDSVLDEIDDVLEENAEDFVRSFVQKGGQ